The following are encoded together in the Bacteriovorax sp. Seq25_V genome:
- a CDS encoding 3-oxoacyl-ACP synthase III, with translation MKFKNVVIEDFATYLPEEYITSADLEKMLEPIYTRLKLPAGRLELMTGIEKRGVWPAGTLPSSLSSAAANNLFRKGKVKKEDIDLLIHGSVCRNFLEPSTASIIHGDLELNENCTIFDLSNACLGVMNAFVVAANMIELGQIKRALIVSGENGAPLLHETVRRLNTDETITRKSIKKYFANLTIGSSACAFVLTSKDLCPDGHEICGGAILTDSTANKLCQGDGDPNSLFMETDSEALLEHGKILADKTWSKAKENLSWSNNDVDLVIGHQVGKAHKEIVLSRLGLDKHGTYDSFPFLGNTGSAALPTTLILKHENTPIKKGERIALVGIGSGLSSLALGVKW, from the coding sequence ATGAAGTTTAAAAATGTCGTCATCGAAGATTTTGCGACTTACCTCCCAGAGGAATATATTACAAGCGCTGATCTTGAAAAGATGCTTGAGCCTATTTATACGAGACTAAAGCTTCCTGCGGGAAGACTTGAGCTGATGACGGGAATTGAAAAGCGTGGAGTATGGCCCGCCGGAACTCTCCCAAGTAGCTTATCTTCGGCCGCGGCGAATAATCTCTTTAGAAAAGGTAAAGTAAAAAAAGAAGATATTGACCTTCTTATTCACGGTTCTGTTTGTCGTAATTTTTTAGAGCCATCGACGGCTTCAATCATTCACGGAGATCTTGAGCTTAATGAAAATTGTACAATTTTTGATCTTTCAAATGCTTGCCTTGGCGTGATGAATGCATTTGTTGTCGCTGCCAATATGATTGAGCTTGGACAGATTAAAAGAGCACTCATTGTCTCTGGAGAAAATGGCGCTCCTCTTTTACATGAGACGGTCAGAAGATTAAACACTGACGAAACAATCACAAGAAAATCAATTAAGAAGTACTTTGCTAATTTAACGATTGGTTCAAGCGCCTGTGCCTTTGTATTAACGAGTAAGGATCTGTGTCCCGATGGTCACGAAATTTGTGGAGGAGCAATCCTTACAGATTCCACGGCCAATAAGCTTTGCCAAGGAGATGGTGATCCTAACTCATTATTTATGGAAACAGATTCTGAAGCCTTATTAGAACATGGAAAAATTCTTGCGGATAAGACATGGTCAAAAGCGAAAGAAAATCTTTCTTGGTCTAATAATGACGTTGATCTTGTAATCGGTCACCAAGTAGGGAAGGCCCACAAGGAAATTGTCCTCTCAAGACTTGGACTTGATAAACATGGTACCTATGATTCATTTCCATTTCTTGGAAATACAGGTTCAGCTGCGCTTCCAACGACATTAATATTAAAACATGAAAATACACCAATTAAAAAAGGTGAAAGAATTGCATTAGTAGGAATTGGCAGTGGCCTATCTTCTCTTGCACTAGGAGTTAAGTGGTAA